The Lolium perenne isolate Kyuss_39 chromosome 6, Kyuss_2.0, whole genome shotgun sequence genome segment caaaaaaGTGTCTAGTTCTTTCTAAACACGGTTTTATTTTTTTCCCCAAGTTTCTTTCGAAGAGTAGATCCTAATGCCAATTATATCTTTCACATAGATCTATCGGACCATGTGAAAAATGTAAGTGCTGGTTATTAGTGGCGTTGCTGCACATGATGAATTTAAAGACGATTTCCTAGCTCAAATGTCATCTTTTTGACATGAGATTGATGCACCTTATATAATTTGGGGCAATTTCAATATCATTAGACATTGTGGCGATAAAAATTAGAAGACTCCTTTTTCTAGATTCTATAATAATTCTAGTTCCATTAGTCATATGTTGGGCCCATGAGAGATTAACATGTCTAGTGGCTTGTACACTTGTACCAATGAACAGAGATTCCCTAGCTACTCTTGGGAAATTAGACAGAGTGTTAATGTCTCTTGCGTGGCAGGATTTATTTTCCCTTGTGCAATTTAGGAAACTTGTGTCAGAGTTATCGGATCATAGTCCCTTGTTGTTAATGACTGATAATGTAAACGTTACTGCACCAAAAATAATACTAGATAATTTTTTTATATTGCTTGGTGGAAAAGAGATGATTCCCTTCCTACTGTTGATTTTTTAAAATCAACATGTGAATATTTATGATCCCATTGACATTTTAAATATCAAGTTAACAAGATTCATGAAGCATTTTTAGGGGTGGGGCTGATTTAACTTGTTTGGCAAaattagaaaaaagaaaaaggagttACAAGAATAACTATCCCTTTTAGATGAGCTAGTAAGAATTATTCCCTAGTCCACCGAGGAATATGTTAGAAGAACAAATATTCTAGTGGAGCTGCATGAAATTTATGCTGATGAACAGTTATATTCGCTTCAGATAACCAAAATTGAATACTTAAAGATGATCAAAACTCAGCTTATTTCCTTAGAGTGGCAAATGGAAGGAAGAGGAGAAATACATTTTCATTGTTTCAAAGATGAAGATGTTACGAGGGATGGAACAAAAAAAACTTTTTACGCCATGCTACTCAGTGTTACAAAACATTTTTGGTCCTGCTCCTCGCAATATTCGTGTCGAATGAAAGAGGAAACCCTAACTAACTAGAATCTTAGACCACCGGCTCTCATTTTCTCCCCAACTTTATCTCTCGTCATTATCCTTTAGAGTCGACTCGACTCCACTTCTCCTTTCCCCCTGCTCCCCCGGCGGTGCTGGTGGCCAACATGGACATGGGAGGAGGATGTGGGTTGTACAGGGTAGGGTTTGGTCTTTCGGCTGGATGACGGTAATGGGTTATATGCGCTTAGTTTGGAGCAAAGTATTGATCTCTCTGAGCCAGATATGGTACTGCTCGGTTGTGAGATTTCCGGTCGTGGTGCTTCAGCGGTTGGAGTCGGAGGCGGTGGGGATTCCTTCCATCTGGGACTCCATTAATAAGGTTGtggtcttcttcatcttcttctggaGATTCCTTGCTTTGATTCTTCTCCTGGCTGGCCATGGCGGTGATGGGAGGAGGAGAGCAGTGCGGTGTCTGGCAGAGCTGGAGGAATACCTCTGGGATTGCTCCTTCAAGTGATGCTGCTCGGTATTGGATCGATGTCCTCAAGTTTTTCCAGCCAGCTCCCGAGGTGGGAGGGTGATGGAGGAGTTGCAGAGGCCAAGGCCCTTGAATAAGGGCGGTTGTGGCCAtctccttatttttgtggcgtcgTGCATCGAAGCCTTTTTCGGCCGGCCTTGGAGGCGAGGGGAAGATGCAGAGCGGTAATGTGTTCTACAGAAGTGGATTATGGCAGGGATGTGGCATGGGTGCAGCTACTGCTGGGAGCAATTTCTCGACGGTGAGTTTGTTGTCGACCATCATGGTTGAAGGGCAGCTGCTCCCCCCTTGATGCTGGCGtctagctgccggcgaaggatctATAATCTCCAGGCCGTAGTGCCATGTTGGAGGCTATCAAGATATGGCGTGGTTTGCTCCCGCCGTCCTCTTTGCAAAATTTTAGGATGTTTTTGTAATCTTCTTTATCTTGGATGTCCTTCATGTAAAATGTATCTCTACTGGCCAGCTAGAATCTTTACTGTTGAGGAAGTGGAACATACCCTTTTCTCGATGGATTTTAATAAAGCACATGAGCCCAATAATATTCCTGTAGAATTTTTCCATCACTGCCGGAACTTAACCAAGCATCACATTATGCATATCTTTTAAAAAAATCACGAGGGTTCCTTAGCCATTAAGGGCTCATTTGATTCATAAATAGGAAAACCATGAAAAAGGAAAAGCATAGAAATAGGAAAAGCATATCATTGAAATGTTATGACTAGTTAAATCCTATAGGAGGATGAGATGTGTTTGATTGTACCAAAGAAATTTTTCCCCTCTGGACTATAGTGCCATTACACTTTCCCTAAAGTTGATTGTACAATGACTCTGAAAACTGGGACATATGAAGTTCAATAAACTTCGAGTCAGTCACACTGTGCTAACCGCCATGAGATCAAGCAACAGTGCAACACACAAATGGACACTCATCAATCAGCTAGCGGTTAGTTTGAATATGTCAATCTTGCCAGCTTTTTGAACTTCGCCAACAAAACCATGTATGCATAGCACAGAGATTAGTACCTCAAATTTAAATCAAGAAGGCAATTTCATACGTTCACCACAAGTGCTAGTAGTCGACTACTCGAGGAAGAGTTGGAACAAACCTAGAGCTAGCTGTGTTCCAAATGTCGAGACAACTCAGCCTAACGAGGCATCGCCGCCATTAGCAAAATAAACCCGCATACTTAATTAACTTACTCAGTCCTACTTAATTTAACTTTCTACATGGAGCATTGCATCGATCATTCGAGCTAGTTGAACACGGAGAGCGGCAGCGGCATCATGCAACCCGCCGCGTGAGACTCGgcggccgcggccgccgccgccatgacCATCACTATGTCCTCCCCTGCGCCGTGAACCACGCCGCCCTCCAGCGCTCCGGCGGGATCCCCGTCGGGAGCCGGCGCCAGGAAGTGGCCCTGGAACAGGTACTGCGAATGCATAGGGAACAGGTACTGCGCGTGCGCCGCCGGGTGATCCACCATGCCACAGTGCCTCACCACCTCGACCTGCGTCTCCTCCTGCCCCTGCCGTGTCTTCTGCTTCGACGCCGGATTCCTCTTCCGTCGCTTCTTCTCGTAGGCGATGCCGCGCGCCTTGGCCTGGCTGTCGCGGACGTCGCGGAGGTAGAGCCTAACGGCGCGCGCGCCGAACGGATTGGCCTCCTGCCGGCCGCCGTGCTCCTCGAAGGCGGCGCGGAGGCGGCCCACCAGCGCGTCAAGGCTGCCCCACGCTTGCTTCAGCGGGCACGGGCATGGCGCAGGCGGCGAGGGGTGGCCGAAGAAGGGGCACCCCGCCGCGTGCACCTTGGTCTTGCCGAACTGGTCGAGGTAGCGTAGGAACTCCAGGACATGCGCGCCGCTGCACCGGGCAAGCTCTAGCGGCGGCCGGTGGTTCCGCAGGTACTGCCCGAACGTCTGCCAGTCACGCCGCTTCTGCGACTCGTACCTGCTCGGCCGCGGCGCCCCCAACGCGGACGACGTTCCTCCGACGACGCTGCTAGGGCTGTCCGCCACGGCCACACCGGTCATGTCCATTGCCGCCGCCGCCTGACTGACCCTTCCTTCTCTTGGGTCGTGGCTAGCTGCTTGTCAGCTCAGATCTGGACCTGCACTACCATGCCATAATTAGTAACACAATGCCGGCACTGACCGATGGTCAAACCACTGCAATAAATAGATTTCTAGCTAGCAATTAGTGTCAGTGTGAATAATGCATGTGTTCTGTGATAGCCATGGGATGGTCAGTTTGGTTCTTGACCAACTATATATCTCGCTCTCCCTGTTCAATTTATCCTAGCTGCGGCTATCAAGATTCAGCAAGAACTAGGGTTTCCTCCAGGCAAGCTGACACCTACCATAAGTACACTACATACAACTATGTTTAATGAAAGATCAGAGCTGAGCTGAGCTTTGGCAGCCATGCAAAGAGCTGACACAAACAGGCTGAGACATGCAGAAATGCAGAGAGGGAAAGAAACAACACAAGACATGGCAAAAACAGAAACAATCTGCAGGATATAGCAAGAACTCCCAAGGTAGCTAGCTACCTGCACAGTGATGGCAATCGATGGGCGAGGTCACTTAATTGGATAGCTCTTGCCGGTCAAACTCGCACACGCACGGTTTGGAATTAATGGAACCCTAGCTAGAACAAACAGCCGCACTAGTGGTATAAATAGAATACATGTTTTCTTGCTTGGTGCAGAGAAGATAAAATTCACACGCAGAAGACACCTAGTCACTCAAAATGGAAGAATAAAACGGAATCAGACGAGGGGGAGATGCGCGATTTATTGAAGCTATTGGTTCTTAATTCCCAAATTGAAAGATTTACTCGATTATGTGTAGGCATGTATGCCTATGTTCATGTATGCATGCCCTAGAATCAAATAAACATAGGGTGAAAAATCAAAGAGCGTCGATCAAGATCGAGGGTAAACGCACGAAAATCTGCAAGTAGATCAAGCGGAGAACGAGTAAAGTACCAAGAAGACGATGAAGGAGGGGAAAGAAGGCTCGGCTAGTTCATCGGAGGTGGAGGCAGCAGATGAGAGCTCCCTGAGCTGTTGGcgaggagaccaagaggtagaagAAGATAGCCTCTATGTAAAGGGAGGAGGCAAGGGAGACAAGGGGTTGGGACCCAGCCATGAGCGCAGATATCAAGCCTCGTGGGGCAGAGAGAGGAGGGAGGATGGCGATTCTTTCCACATTGCAGAAAAGGTCGTCACCTCAGTTGTCACTTCACATTCTCTCTCATATCATCATCGTCTACTCAGTCTCTCTCTCTTCCCTGTCCTCTTGTTGGCCATGGGATAGCTACACACACCTCGCCAGGCTGCAGCAGCAGCTTGTCTTCGAATTAAATGCTGTCGATGGGGGGGGGGTATGGAGATGTCACGTCGAGATGATGGATTTCACAGGGGAGAAGCAAATGGGGACGAGGGAGGAGCCATATTTGTCTATTCAAAGCTCTAGAAAGAGAGGTCAAATCGTTCAGCGGTACGTACGTCGAGCTCTGTATTCGATCATACGTGTACCTATGGATGTGTCATCCTCTGCTCTTCCCCCACGCGGAAACCCACCGAGTAGATCGTAGGTGaaatattttttttcgataaggggTAGGTCCAGCCTCCACAATCAATTGATGCACACGACTTTATCTAATTCGCCTGCAGCAATAAGAAAAATTCAAGATCATGCAACATGCTCTGTTTGATTCTATTACAGGGAACAAAGAACTAAAAATCAACTTTAAGTGAATGTTAGATTTTGTATAAAATCTAGTGCGAAGAATTCTTTAGGGAAAATTTCAATGAAATTCAATCTTACAAATAAAATAAACACAATAGAAAATTTCTAAAGATCTGAAATTCCTATGTATATCCGTTGAATCAAAGAGCCCCTACATTtaaaaggct includes the following:
- the LOC127307895 gene encoding protein G1-like1, with product MDMTGVAVADSPSSVVGGTSSALGAPRPSRYESQKRRDWQTFGQYLRNHRPPLELARCSGAHVLEFLRYLDQFGKTKVHAAGCPFFGHPSPPAPCPCPLKQAWGSLDALVGRLRAAFEEHGGRQEANPFGARAVRLYLRDVRDSQAKARGIAYEKKRRKRNPASKQKTRQGQEETQVEVVRHCGMVDHPAAHAQYLFPMHSQYLFQGHFLAPAPDGDPAGALEGGVVHGAGEDIVMVMAAAAAAAESHAAGCMMPLPLSVFN